TAGGGAAGCACCGACTCCAATAATAGAAATGGCTGTCAATAAGCATATCAGATTTCGAGAANATATTTAAACATTCAAGTGCacagttaaaataaaaatacgaaaTGCTTTACATAATGCTTTAATTGATCATTTATGGGATGGATATGATCGTTCAAATATTTGAAGTTGTATTTgtaatatgttatttaatttaatgtcaagtattaatttatttcaccaattttaattatttctatttcaaTTCGTATAATATAGatttcaataatatatttaaaataattaaattaatcatttttgtaatactatcacaattattaaaaatataatattaaatatatttaatataaaatgtaattataattatatcactaaatttaaaaaatacatatttaataacttataaaaaaatttaaataaataaaataaaaaaaatatttggataatatttttttcagagTAATTTTCGATGAAGATGAGGCACTCCCCAAGCATCAGAGCGTAGCACTAATAATTGGGGTGACCGGGATCGTAGGCAATCTCCGACACTAAGTCTACGGTGTCGCCCGACGCCATCGCCCCACTTGGAATGGCGAAAATCCGATCAGCTACATCAAATGCGACGTATCCGACGCGGATGACGTCCAGGAGAAGCTTGGAGCTCTCACTGATATCACCCACGTGTTCTACGTCACCTGAGCTAGTCTATCTACAGAGGCTGAGAATTGTGAGGTTAAAGGGAGAATGTTGAAGGATGTTCTTAATGTTGTGATACATAATTGCCCTGGTTGGAAACATATTTGCTTACAGACTGGTAGGAAACATTACTTTGGGCCAGTTGAGTCATTTGGAAAGATAGTACTTCATGATTCTCTTTTTGATGAGAGTTTACCCCCGGTTGGATCATATTAATATTTACTATACACTTGTGGATATTTTATTTGCGGAGGTGGAGAAGAAGGAAGGTTTGACATGGTCAGTGCATTGACCAGGAACCATATTTGGGTTTTCTCCGTATGGTCTGATGAATTTGGTGAGGACTCTTGTGTTTACGCTGTTATCTGTAAGCATGAGGGGGTTGCTCTGCGATTTCCATGGTGTAAGGCTGCTTGGGATGCGTACTCAGATTGCTCTGATGCGGATTTGATTGCCGAGCATCATATATGGGCTGCAATGGATCCGTATGCTAAGCATGAGGCCTTCAATGTGAGCAATGGTGATGTGTTTAAATGGAAGAGCTATTGGAAAGTGTTGGCAGAACAGTTTGGTGTCGAATATACCATGTTTGAGGAGGGTCAGAAGCTAACATTACAGGAGTTGATGAAGGATAAAGGATCCGTTTGGGACAAGAGCAAGAAACATGGTTTTCTGGGATTCAGGAATTCAAAGAACTCGTTTATTTCTTGGATTGACAAAGTCAAAGCTTACAAAATTGTTCTTTAGTTCGATTCCTTTACATGTGAGTTTATTTCTGCCCGttgttttgctgtcattttgTTAATCTTGAATTTTCATATCTGTTCATGTTTTCCTTGGCTCGTGTCTGGTTATACCACATTGTAGATTTGTTCAATGCCGTTCGTGGAAAGAAAGGGAACATTACTTAAATGCAGCGTTTGCCTACTGAACTTTTATTATCTGAGTGTATTTCATTGGGATGCTAATGAAATAAAGAGCCAGTAGTGAAAGGAAGTGTTTACATGCACCATGACTTCCACTTGAGAGTTATCAATATCAGTTTCATAATCCTGTGATTAGACGCAATGCACAATATAAAGTTGTGCCGGGTATAAGTTGTAGCTAGATGGTAAGTGTTACTAATTTGTGGTCTTATCTTCTTGCATCTCTTAACTTGTGAACAATGTGTTACACAACCCAGTAGAATGCATGGACAGTTATTGTGAGGATCTATCATAATCATCTGCTACACTCCATTGAAGTATTTCAAAAATAGAttcaaaatgaatttcaaaaagaACTACGAACCAAAAAAAGAGATTTAACATTAGAGGTTATTACGTCTTCTTGACACGGGCAAGGTGTATGAACTGTTCCACGTTTGCTGTGGTATGGAACACTTTATTATCGAAGGTCATTTAAATTATGGACTTCCTTACACATCTATTTATAAAATAGGCTTATTTCCACCTTTTTGTCTCCAAAAAACATGTTGTACAACAGGTAGTACCTTGAGTGTCTTGGTCATGATGtctattttataaattgaattGGAGCCAagtcaataaatttaaatttacaatATCGATAATGTTAATCCTTTGGGTATTGATTCCCTTCTTGAATCTTTGAGTTAACACTATACTTTGATATATCAATTTTGGAAGGGTCAAGAATGAATTATTTTTGGATCGAGGAACAACTGTGGATATAGCACAGGAGCATAGTTAAAACTATTGAaatattttgagtattttttttataagaattcaaatttcaattttagaaGTATCTCGGATCAGTATTTATTTTCGGTCTCACCTTTACCAATTTTCTGCGTCTATTTCTTGCTACTTTGCTGCAAAAACTCAAACATCATTTGCAAGATAAAACTCACCCTGTGGCCATGCAATCGGTGGATATCCGTCTGACCACTCATCAACTTATCTTGTGTTTTCATTTTCTTGCTAAATCTACTTGTGATTTGTGATGCTTAAGCTGAGTAATCGTACGCTGTGGTATTTGTATTTGCTAACAAAAATCATAATCCGTGCTATATTTTTACTCCATTTGGCCTGCAGTGGTAGTGATATAAAACTGATTCGATATTGCTTTGATACTTTGGACTTACATTGTTGCTGGGGATGCTCGATAAATGAAATCCGTGCCATGATTCTTGGGGTAACCTTAAATTGATGTCACAGGAATTCTACAAGCATGATTGAAATTGTTCTGTGTATAGCTTCTATCATTGTCATCTGCATGCACATTCGAAACATTTCTCTACTATTTTTAGCCATAACATCTGTTTGTCATGGAAAATGATGACCAAAGAAGCACGACAATAAATTTCATCAACATTATATATAACCAAAATAGCCCTTTGATCCTTTCCTCTTGGAAGTTAACCTTTTACACTTTCAGTTGTTTGTGGTTTCAGCTGTCGAAAAATGTTTAGTTGCTACTGGTTAGAAAATAATCGAGAGTACATTGTAAGGCGGGCTGATTCTGGGTTGTCATCAGTACGAGTATTATCATGCCCCTTCCATGTGACAACTAAAGTTCACCAATTTTTCTGTATCAGTCTGATTTTAACGGGAACCTTAAATTCTGATTTGATCGTGAATTTTTTGTTGGATCAGTTAAAGTTGGATAGACTTATAcgtaaataattatgtattgtAGGTTGTCCGTAAGGTCAAATCCAAATTAAAGTGATCAATTTAAGTTTTTTGGTTAATGAGATTTAATGTATCTGATATGATATGAGTTTTTAATGTATCCAtgctaaaatgtaatttttatttttatgatggattaaaataaaaatatcagaagataattAACAGAATTATCTATATAATTGTTTTGGTCCCCAGATCTCGCGTATCACGTTCTACTATCTTTAAATCTCATTATTAGAAATAGATCTAGGGAGAAACTAGGGGACTCTTGAGGAAGAATGCTTAGATCTGGAAGATCAACCACTCATTCTAAAGGTTTAAATGATTATGGCTTCAGGTACACTTTCGTTTTACCTTATTGATTAGTTTTTTATGATGTTACATTATAGATTATGGGTTTATTATATTGTTATTTTCCAATCGGTGTTATCAGAGTCATCATGTTAAAtcattgagatttttttttttttttttaaaaaaagttgatGCATATTGTTCCCAATCCAGGAcgggaaattttttttcttgtaaaCAAATTTTCATGAATCTAAGTCGGataatttcgattttttatttaaaaaaatcggaAATTTGATATTAGGGTTAAGGCCACCTGAATTTAGTCGATATGATTGAATTGGCCGACCCACGACCGCTTTCCGGCGGCATACGGTGAAGCAAAATTGTTGTGCAGTAAGGGCAGCGCAGGTGCACTAGAAACAGACGTCTGTGCGCTACAGCTTATGTGCAGGAAAAATGGAGCACGAGTGCGCCTTAAAGTGAGTGCCCCTGCGCTCCAGCTTCTGTCCGATTTTTTTTACAGATCATGGTTGATTCggttaaaagttttaaattttcaactattcaaataataataaagtttttttttattttttgttaaaatatattgattgaaaCAAAATATCACCAGAATGACGTCTTTtgtgaaaattaatttattttgaaatataaaaagttTTGTGTATGTAATCTATATAAATATTGATCAGTCCAAATGaagtttaatatttaatatgattaaatatgtaTTTGTGGAAGTAAAAATGTGAGTTATTCGGTTTTTCTTTTACACGTGATAAATAAATCGGTCCAAATGAAGACTATAAGTTGACATGTTAATTACTATCAGTGTTTGACTAGTGTGCCACACCACTTACAAGTTAATGTTTTATATAAAGATACTAGATTAATGGAGTGTTCGGTATCATGTTATGTGgtttatattatttgaaattattgtttattttgtATGGATAATTGTTGAGCATGTATTATTGTGGTTCTATTCTCTGTTCGGATTTGAATCTTGAGAATATCGATTACAACATTAATTCAATTTTGATGTTAAATGGCTCAAACTTAAAAGCACAACAATAGAATATGCTTATCGTTCTCGGAATCATGGATTTGGATCTTGTGGTAATGATTGTGTGTCCTCCGACTATGACTGATAAGAGTATCTCTAATGAAAAGAATAAGTTCGAAAAGTGAGATATGTTTAACGGCATGTGCAtgatgattataaaaaaaaagttattccAGAAACCTTCATGGCATGATGTCTAGTACCATTACTACGGCTAAAGAATTTATTAAAGACATTGTTATAAGATTACTCTTTCTAGCAACTGTTGTATGTATTTGATGTTTTGTTTCAAGATTTGACTTGAAGTGGGTCTTAAGGCcacttttctaattttttttattactcaGATGATGAAATGATTAAATGAAGTTAGCCGTTATGCCACTTTTATCATATTGATTGTGTTTTGTTTTCATGAGGGGatcaaatgaaaaaataatcacGAGCGAGAGTTTTCAAGCCAACATATGACTTCATTGGAAACTGGTGAAATGAGTGGATTTAATTAGATCAAGATATAAAAACCAATGAAAAACTCTTTTCGAGCAACCAACACCCAACATCATAGACAAACTCATCTTCACTCATCATCCAACATCAAACAACAACAATGTCAAACCAATTGTCGTCGAATATGAAGCGGAGTCATCACATGCAAGAGTAGCAAGTAAAGTTGTACGTGGGAAAGAAGTCCGACTGAAGTGTGATGCACAAGCGTGTATACTGGAAAAAGATCCGACTGAAGTGCAATTCATAAACTTATATGTGAAATAGATCTGACTGAAATGTAACGAATAGATGCTAGATAGGAGGGAAAGTGTTTTTGAATGAATGCATAAATAAGTGTGGATCCCATATTCCTCCGTGGGAGCTAGGTGACTAAAATATCATGGGTGATGATTGTTTTCATTCGTAGGAAAgcaatttttccatttttttatttcatgggTGGCATTTTTTTCATtcttaatataaaataacacatttttttaatgaCATTTATTcacatatttgaaaataatcacTACTTACAATTAacatttttcctaaaaaaatattttatccaatAAGATTCAAACAcatatttctaaaattttaaaatcatatacataCATATCATTGAAATACGAATCATCAAACAATATAATGTTGCGTGAAACATCATTGGGTGGAAATCTAGAAGTgtccaattttaaaaattaagtatTTGATTTGGACACCTAGATTGgaacttaattttaaaataaaaaatattatggggaagcaaaaaatttattttgattttctttaaatttcacACTAATTAACtagtataataaaaaataaaaagtttatttatttattaaaaaaaaacaagaatctTAACACGTGTAAAGATTTGTCAGAAAGAAAATGTGGCAAcgtgatttatatatttaaatgaattttaagacaatataatataatagaatTTGCCACGTCTTTGAGATTTGAGCTGTACATTTCTCCATCACCAGCGAATAAATATGGCAAATTCAACTGCAATGGCTTCTTCAGCTGCGTAAGCATAAATCATCTGCCCAGAATCACCCATCTTTTCTTCGGTTTCCCTACAAAAATCCCCTAAGTTCAACCCTTTTGATCAAATCTTCCCTCCGACTCTGTCCTTGTACGTGGAAAGAAGAAGAATGAGCTGGTGGTGGGCAGGAGCAATCGGCGCTGCAAAGGTAATCAGTCAAATCTTAATATTGGATCATTCATGTTTTGTGTGAACTCACGTTCGTAATTTGATCGATCGATTCGTTGAAACAGAAAAAATTTGAAGAAGATGAGGCACCTTCTAAGCATCAGAGCGTGGCTTTAATAATTGGGGTGACGGGAATCGTGGGCAACAGCTTGGCGGAGATCTTGCCGCTGTCCGACACTCCTGGCGGCCCCTGGAAAGTCTACGGTGTCGCCCGCCGCCCTCGCCCCACCTGGAATGAAGACAACCCCATCAACTACGTCAGTTGTGACATATCCAACGTGGATGACGTGCAGGAGAAGCTCGGACCTCTCACCGATGTCACTCATGTGTTCTACGTCACCTGGGCTAATCGGTCTTCAGAGACCGAAAATTGTGAGGCCAATGGTAGAATGCTGAAAAATGTTCTTGATGTTGTGATACCTAATTGCCCTGATTTGAAACATATCAGTTTACAGACTGGTAGGAAGCATTACATGGGGCCATTCGAGTCACTTGGAAAGATAGCAATCCACGATTCTCCTTTTGATGAGAGTTTACCCCGGTTGGatcatataaatttttactaTACACTCGaggatattttgtttgaagagGCAGAGAAGAAGGAAGGTTTGTCATGGTCTGTTCATCGACCTGGGAACATATTCGGGTTTTCTCCGTATAGTCTGATGAATTTGGTGGGGACCCTTTGTGTTTATGCGGCTATCTGTAAGCATGAAGGGGTGGCTCTGCGGTTTCCAGGGTGTAAGGTTGCTTGGGATGGGTACTCAGACTGCTCCGATGCGGATTTGATTGCCGAGCATCATATATGGGCAGCAGTGGACTCTTATGCTAAGAATGAGACATTCAATGTGAGTAATGGTGATGTGTTCAAGTGGAAGAGCTTTTGGAAAGTGTTGGCGGAGCAGTTTGATGTCGAGTATGCCGAATTCGAGGAGGGTCATGAGAAGCTGACATTACAGGAGTTGATGAAGGATAAAGGATCCGTTTGGGATGATATCGTGAGGGATAATGGATTAACACCGACTAAGTTAGAAGATGTTGGGAAATGGTGGCTCAGTGATCTTGTACTTGGGAGTGAGTGCTTATTGGATACTATGAACAAGAGCAAGGAGCATGGTTTTCTGGGATTCAGGAATTCCAAGAACTCGTTCGTTTCTTGGATTGACAAAGTGAAAGCTTACAAGATCGTTCCTTAAGACGTCGTCTTTCCATTCCTTGTCTGCTCGTGGTTTCCTTTGGCATTTTGTTAAATCTTGAATTCATGTTTCCTTTGTTGTTCTCCCCTGTTCATGCATGTTTTTCTTGGCATATAGTTGTATATGTTTCACATCTTAGATTTGTTCAATGGTGTTCGTGCATGGAATGAATGGaaaacacaataaattttaattgattattttcGTCAAAACCGCAAAGCAGGAGAATTGTACTAGAAAGCATATAAATAGGGAAATGAAGTAAAAAAGGAGCATTTAGATCACTCTCTTTGAATTGTTGGGTTAGAATGAGTTATACTCGATTACCAACTTCTTTTGCATATGATCTTGATCTGAATGGCATGTCTATACACAGTAACACGATTTTTCGATTTCAAAACTAATCGAAATGCATGAATTTGTTAGGAACACCAAAATGGCAGTAGATTGTTTTTTGTTTCAGAAATGTTGTGCATTGTGTGAGATGTTCACAACACAAATAAAAGTTCATCCTTCAATTCTATTGAATCTTATCCTAAATATTTTTGCTGCCGAATTTTATAAAGGATGATAGAAATGAAAAGAAGTAAGATAGTTgttgattaatatatatatatataattttattataatttatatgttttgaaTTTCTTAAGAATGTCACGCCTCTGTgaatgtttggaaaaaaaagcCTTAATGTTTCAGAATTGCATGAACCGTATGGAAGAAAATTGTAGAAGAAAGTCATATGATTATCAGTGTGTGGTGCCGTAGTTGGTTCCTCTGTTTGGGTTGTCAGATTTCATATCAGAACAATAGTTATAAAGCACAAAGTACATGAAATCAGCAAATGTGTATTATTCCCAAAGTACCAAAAAtgttgatttattattattattattatttgtatcTATAGATTTATACATGTTGTTAAATTATTAGAAAAAAGTAATTTAGGAGCTTAAATTACAGTCGAACAAATTTGAAAAGCGTCAGTTAAAAAAGTAGGAGTGAGAtagaaagtatttaaaaaataaggactc
The genomic region above belongs to Primulina huaijiensis isolate GDHJ02 unplaced genomic scaffold, ASM1229523v2 scaffold42369, whole genome shotgun sequence and contains:
- the LOC140969577 gene encoding 3-oxo-Delta(4,5)-steroid 5-beta-reductase-like, producing the protein MSWWWAGAIGAAKKKFEEDEAPSKHQSVALIIGVTGIVGNSLAEILPLSDTPGGPWKVYGVARRPRPTWNEDNPINYVSCDISNVDDVQEKLGPLTDVTHVFYVTWANRSSETENCEANGRMLKNVLDVVIPNCPDLKHISLQTGRKHYMGPFESLGKIAIHDSPFDESLPRLDHINFYYTLEDILFEEAEKKEGLSWSVHRPGNIFGFSPYSLMNLVGTLCVYAAICKHEGVALRFPGCKVAWDGYSDCSDADLIAEHHIWAAVDSYAKNETFNVSNGDVFKWKSFWKVLAEQFDVEYAEFEEGHEKLTLQELMKDKGSVWDDIVRDNGLTPTKLEDVGKWWLSDLVLGSECLLDTMNKSKEHGFLGFRNSKNSFVSWIDKVKAYKIVP